The following coding sequences are from one Nicotiana tomentosiformis chromosome 3, ASM39032v3, whole genome shotgun sequence window:
- the LOC138908624 gene encoding uncharacterized protein, giving the protein MGLPHEDPQQHILNFFEISDTYITNGVTQEYVKLRLFPFSMLGKAKRWLKTEPANSIISWNGLARKILARFFPSGKTVKIRTHTFIEGLHPETKIVVDAAVGGQVLVKSFDEIYALLNKFSKSNHDWQGEMGIHTVQKSAGVLKLDVVSALSAQISTLTKQVNQMTLVINKQQAQPVQQAQAAAMRNLERQMGQLASAQNTRPIGALPCDTEPNPKAQVNAVTLRNGRVLEEVPKKKKYTTSPEGELVPKPVEKNEKENKGSEPEVPKYARYLRDIMANKRRHTEFEIVALTKEYEKVPIILGQPFLDTGGAIIDVREGKLKIRVDDEEITFNVYKDT; this is encoded by the exons ATGGGTCTTCCACACGAGGATCCACAACAGCATATCCTGAATTTCTTTgagattagtgatacttatatCACTAACGGAGTCACCCAAGAATATGTGAAGCTCAGACTTTTTCCGTTCTCTATGTTGGGTAAAGCAAAGCGATGGTTGAAGACAGAACCAGCTAATTCTATTATAtcatggaatggtttggcaaggAAAATTTTGGCAAGGTTCTTCCCTTCAGGCAAAACTGTAAAGATCAGAA CTCACACTTTCATAGAAGGACTACATCCTGAGACAAAGATTGTGGTAGATGCTGCAGTTGGAGGTCAAGTGTTGGTGAAAAGCTTCGATGAGATATATGcattattgaacaaattctccaaaagcaATCATGATTGGCAAGGAGAGATGGGCATACACACAGTGCAAAAATCTGCAGGGGTTCTCAAGTTAGATGTCGTTTCGGCATTATCAGCGCAAATTTCCACATTGACCAAGCAAGTCAATCAGATGACCTTGGTTATTAACAAGCAACAAGCCCAGCCAGTGCAACAG GCCCAAGCAGCAGCGATGAGAAATTTGGAGCGACAAATGGGGCAACTTGCCAGTGCTCAAAATACTCGACCAATTGGGGCTCTTCCTTGTGATACCGAGCCTAATCCTAAAGCTCAAGTCAATGCGGTTACCTTGAGAAATGGAAGAGTGTTAGAAGAAGTtccaaagaaaaagaaatatacgACTAGTCCTGAAGGAGAATTAGTTCCCAAGCCAGTTGAGAAGAATGAGAAAGAGAACAAAGGATCAGAGCCA GAAGTGCCTAAGTATGCAAGGTATCTCAGAGATATTATGGCAAACAAGCGAAGGCATACAGAGTTTGAAATAGTTGCACTTACTAAAGAGT ATGAGAAAGTGCCCATTATTTTGGGGCAACCATTTTTAGATACAGGTGGAGCGATTATTGATGTGAGGGAAGGGAAGTTAAAGATAAGAGTTGACGATGAGGAAATAACTTTTAATGTGTACAAAGACACTTAA
- the LOC138908625 gene encoding uncharacterized protein — translation MARELEMDISYQQVVSIARRLEGMLARDREEREAKRSRETGHYSGARASVARYGRRFVNRPIHSALPAASSVPAPPRPQEPYYAPPVSSMPPTRGAIIGQSRRPGPSQSQPPRPPRGYFECGDTRHMVRDCPRSRRGTPSQTYQPPRAPPGPPAILPAPAATPPPQPA, via the coding sequence atggccagggagttggagatggatatttcttatcagcaggttgtgagtatcgccaggagattggagggcatgcttgcccgggacagagaggagagagaggccaaaaggtctcgagagactggtcattattcaggagctcgtgcatcAGTAGCACGCTATGGTAGGCGTTTTGTGAatcgccctattcattcagctcttccagcagccagtagtgttccagctcctcctagacctcaggagccctattatgcaccgccagtatccagtatgcctcctactcgaggtgctattatcgGCCAGTCCAgaaggccaggtccgagtcagtctcagccaccgcgtcctccgagaggttattttgagtgtggtgacactcgtcacatggttagagattgccccagatccAGGAGGGGTACACCTTCACAGAcatatcagcctccacgtgctccaccgggtcctccagccattcttccagccccagctgccaccccacctcctcagccagcttga